From the Streptomyces sp. Sge12 genome, the window GAGCCCGGCCGAGTTGTTGCCGAGGTCACGGTCGATGTCGGCGATGTTGAGACGGCCGGGACCTCGGTCGGTCTTGTACCGGTACTCGCCGTGGTAGGTGCCCGGCTTGACCCACGGCTCGATCTTGAAGGTTCCCTTGACCGAGCGGCCGGTCCCGCCGAACACCCGGCGGCCCTCCGGGCCCGGGCGGCCACCGACGAAGCTGATGCCGGGCGGCAGCACGAACTCTGCTTCCACCACGGTGTCGTCGAGGGCCGTGGTGGCGACCGAAGCGGTGCCCTTGATCTGCCAGCCCGGGTTGAGCAGCACCTGGCCGCCGGCCGGGCCGCTGCCGGTCGCCCCGTCCACGGTGAAGTCGACCTGGTTCGCCGGGTTTCCGACCGGCACCTCGCGACCCCAGAAGCGCCACTCCTTGAACGCCTCGGACGGTATGACCTTGACAGCGGCGGCGGTTCCCTTGACCCCGCCCTGCTGCGGCTTGTAGACCGGCTTGCCGCCCGGGGTCCAGGTGACGTAGAAGAGGTCCCGCCAGAGCTCCGGGGTCGCGGTGATGTTCAGCCCCGTGTCGAGGCGGTAGTACTTACCCGGCTCGAAGGTGCCGGTGAAACTGCAGAACAGGTACTCGTCACGGTACTCCCGCACCGGGTCGACCTTGAAGTGTTCGCAGTTCGACGGCCGTTCCTGAGCATTCAGTTCCAGGCCCGGCGGCAGGTGGACGCCCAGCTCCGCCCCCTGGACGGGCTTGTCGCCGGTGACTTTGAAGCCCAGCCGGAGGCTCTGCTTCTGGCCGTTCTCGACCGTGGTGTCGAGGAGCTCCTCGGAGGTGACGAGTCCGCCGAACGGGTCCGGGTCGCCCTCGGGCTGGTTCGGGCCCTGCTTGCCGACCTCGGTGGCCGGCGCCACCGGGCTCGGCACCGGCGCGGCCTGGGCACTGGTCGCGGCGCCCAACACCACCGTTCCCACGGCCAGAGCCGCTCCGATCCGCTGCGCTGCAGTGCTGTGCGTGCGGTTCAACCGCATCAAGATGGTCCCCCTCGTGTCGCATGGGTCGGACGTTCGAGTACGCCCGACTCCTGTACGACCGACGGGGGGCCTGATCGGTTGCCCGGAATGATCAAGAAATCGGCGGGCGGTATCCCGACGACCGTTGTGCCGTACGGGCGTTGGGCGCGCGGGCGGCGGGCTCGGCGGGTGCCGGTGTCACAGCTGGGGGACGTACGGGGCGAGGCCGACGATGACGATGGACCGTTCGCCCGGACCTGGCTCGGAGCCCGCGCGGACCGGGCCGACGTAGTGGCTGACCCTGTGGTCGTGGACGGCGTAGCCATCCAGTGGGTCGGTGAGGGTGAAGTCGGCGTGGATGTCCGCCCACGGGTCCTCGGGCTGGAGGCCTGCGCTGCCCGGTGTCGCGATGACGTTCTGCCCGCCGGTGACGTTGGTACGGCTGATCAGGTGGGCGAAGGTGAACGTGCTGGCCGAGCCTCCGTCCTGGTGCAAGCAGTTCGGGGAGGAAACGGCGAGCTGGCCGGGACGGTCGACGCCGAGTCTGATCAGGTGGACTCCGGCCCACAGCGGCCGTCTCCCCAGGTCCCTCATGGACAGGACCTGCTCGATGTCCCAGCGCAGGAGTCGCAACAGCAGGGCGTTGCCGCACAGTTCCCCGGGGATGTCGGGCAGCACGCGCCGCGTCCGCGGGTGCTCGGGGTCTCCGTCGCCCTGGGAGAAGTCGGTGACCGTACCGTGCACGGGGTCGGGGGTTCCGGGGATCCAGGACAGTTCGTCCTTCCACGGCAGGTACACGGCATGGGAGTACCGGCGGAACCGGTTCGTTCCCGGAGCGTACGGGTCGGGCGGCAGAGCCGCGAAGACCTCCTTGATCCTGGCCAAGTCGTCCGCGGCGGACCCGGCCGGGATACCGAGCTGCTCAGCGCCGTAGCGGACGAACCCGCGCTCGCGCAGACCGTCCGTGCCCTCCCCCGGCCCTCCCGCATCGGGGTGCGATCGCCGCTGGGGCTCAGCGTTTTCCATGTGCTCCTCCAACGGGTCACGACCGGGGCCACGGCGCCGGCGGCCCATGGCGTCGGCGGCCCCCCGCCCCGTACCGGGCTCGGCGCGGCTTTGCGAGGCAAGCCGCGGCCCTTGCGGCGAGGGCTACGGGCGGTCCGGCTGCTGCTGAGCGTCCTACGGGTCGCGGAAGGAAGCAAATTCGTTCGTCCTGCCGAGGACGCCTGCATGGGTCGTGTGCATGGGTCGTATGCACGGGGTGGACGGCGCTCTCCTTGACATCCGCACCCCCCTCGATCCACTATTCACTACTCAAATAGTGAAAGGGTGTTTGCCGGGATGATCGAATACCGGATCGACCGGCGCAGCGGGGTTGCCACCTACGTGCAGATCGTCCAGCAGACCAAGCAGGCCTTGCGCCTGGGCCTGCTGGAGCCGGGCGACAAGCTTCCGGCTGCCCGAGAGGTCGTGGAGGCCACGGCAGTCAACCCGAACACTGTGCTCAAGGCCTACCGAGAACTGGAACGCGAGGGCCTGGTCGAGGCCCGGCGAGGCCTCGGCACCTTCGTGCGCAGGTCGCTCGGTGCCACACCGAGTGACTCACCGCTGCGGGGCGAGCTGTCCGAGTGGGCGTCGCGCGCCCGGACCGCCGGCCTGGAGCGGGATGACGTGGCGGCACTCTTCGCTGCCGTGCTGGACGAGCACTTCGATACCACCGAGAAGGAACAGGATCACCGATGACGAGCAGTGCCATCGAGGCAACCGGGCTGGGGAAGGCGTTCCCGCGGCGCGGCGGGTGGGCCCTGCGTGACTGCACGTTTCAGCTGCCGGCCGGACGTGTCAGTGCGCTCGTGGGGCCCAACGGCGCGGGCAAGTCGACGCTGCTCGCCCTGGCGGCGGGGCTGATCGCCCCCGGCGAGGGCTCGATCACGGTGCTCGGCGGGCACCCGGCCCACGTGCGGCCGCGGATCGGCTTCGTCTCCCAGGACAAGCCGCTGTACCCGCAGCTCACCGTCGCCGAGACGCTCCGCATGGGCGCCGATCTCAACCCCGACAGCTGGGACGCGGACACCGCGGAGCGGGTCGCGGCGGGCGGTGGCCTGGACCTCGGCGCCCGTGTCCGCTCGCTGTCCGGCGGCCAGCGCACCCGCGTGGCGCTCGCCCTCGCCCTCGCCAAGCGGCCGGAACTGCTTCTGCTGGACGAGCCGGTGGCCGACCTCGACCCGCTGGCCCGGCACGAGCTGATGGGCACGCTCATGGCCACGGCCGCGCGGTACGGCACCACCATCGTGATGTCCTCGCACGTCATAGCCGAACTGGAAGATTCCTGCGACCACTTGCTGCTGATCGGCGACGGCCGGGTGCGTCTGGCGGGTGACATCGACGACTTGCTCGCCGTGCACTCCCTGATCACCGGGCCCGCACGGGAGGCCGCCACCGGCGCCGACTTCGACCTGGCCCCGCACACCACGGTGGAATCCCGTATCACCGGCCGCCAGGTCACCGCCCTCGTCCGCCCCGCAGGCCCGCTGCCCGTCGGCTGGCAGACGAACGACCTGTCCCTGGAGGCGCTGGTCCTCGCCCACCTGCGCAACCCGGCGGCGCCCCCGCTCACTCTCGGCCCCGCGTCCGCCTCTGCCTCCGCTTCCCCCACACCCCAGGAAGCGACTTCCGCCTCCGCCATGCCCCAGGAGGAGCCCGCATGACCGCCGTTGCCCCCACCGCTCCCCCGGCCACCCGGCATCCGTCCCCCGCGCCCCGTCTGGCCCGGTGGCTGCTGCGCCTGCACCGGCCGGCGCTGCGCGTCTGGGTCGGCATCGTGGTCGTACTCTCGGCCGCACTGCTGTGGCTGGGCGGCCCGCTCACCGACGCCTCCGCGGCGGCGTGGGAGCAGTACAACGCGTGCGCCGGGGCATCGAAGTGCGCCTACGACCAGCCCGCGATCATCCGCTACAAGGAGGTCTACTCCGCCACCACCTTCGCCGTCCTCGCCCTCCCCTTCCTCGTAGCGGCCTGGGCCGGGGCCACCCTGACCAGCAGGGAACTGGAGACCGGCACCGCTCAACTCACCTGGGCCCAGTCGGTCTCCCCGGTGCGCTGGCTCACCGCCAAACTCGCCCTCCCGGCCACCCTCGTCGTCGCAGGCACCGCACTGGTGGTCGCGCTGCACCACCTCGCCTGGTCGGCCGGGAAGGGCCGCATAGACACCGCGAAGTCCTGGTCCGACTTCACGACCTTCTACTCGGGCGGGCCGCTCACGGTCGCCCTGGCCCTCCTGGGCCTCGCCGTCGGAGTCCTGGTCGGTCTGCTCTGGCGCCGCTCCCTGCCCGCCCTCGGCACCTCCGTCGTCGCCACGACCGGTGTGTTCGCCATCGTCCACACGGCACTGCCCTACCTGTGGCCCAGCGTGACCCAGGTACGCAGCCGGGCGCAGGACGCTCCGTCGGGCGCGGGGATCGCCGTCGACGACGGCATCCTCACCTCCACCGGCGCCCGACTGCCGAACCCCTACTGCGGCGGCG encodes:
- a CDS encoding 2OG-Fe dioxygenase family protein, yielding MENAEPQRRSHPDAGGPGEGTDGLRERGFVRYGAEQLGIPAGSAADDLARIKEVFAALPPDPYAPGTNRFRRYSHAVYLPWKDELSWIPGTPDPVHGTVTDFSQGDGDPEHPRTRRVLPDIPGELCGNALLLRLLRWDIEQVLSMRDLGRRPLWAGVHLIRLGVDRPGQLAVSSPNCLHQDGGSASTFTFAHLISRTNVTGGQNVIATPGSAGLQPEDPWADIHADFTLTDPLDGYAVHDHRVSHYVGPVRAGSEPGPGERSIVIVGLAPYVPQL
- a CDS encoding GntR family transcriptional regulator; protein product: MIEYRIDRRSGVATYVQIVQQTKQALRLGLLEPGDKLPAAREVVEATAVNPNTVLKAYRELEREGLVEARRGLGTFVRRSLGATPSDSPLRGELSEWASRARTAGLERDDVAALFAAVLDEHFDTTEKEQDHR
- a CDS encoding ABC transporter ATP-binding protein translates to MTSSAIEATGLGKAFPRRGGWALRDCTFQLPAGRVSALVGPNGAGKSTLLALAAGLIAPGEGSITVLGGHPAHVRPRIGFVSQDKPLYPQLTVAETLRMGADLNPDSWDADTAERVAAGGGLDLGARVRSLSGGQRTRVALALALAKRPELLLLDEPVADLDPLARHELMGTLMATAARYGTTIVMSSHVIAELEDSCDHLLLIGDGRVRLAGDIDDLLAVHSLITGPAREAATGADFDLAPHTTVESRITGRQVTALVRPAGPLPVGWQTNDLSLEALVLAHLRNPAAPPLTLGPASASASASPTPQEATSASAMPQEEPA
- a CDS encoding ABC transporter permease, with amino-acid sequence MTAVAPTAPPATRHPSPAPRLARWLLRLHRPALRVWVGIVVVLSAALLWLGGPLTDASAAAWEQYNACAGASKCAYDQPAIIRYKEVYSATTFAVLALPFLVAAWAGATLTSRELETGTAQLTWAQSVSPVRWLTAKLALPATLVVAGTALVVALHHLAWSAGKGRIDTAKSWSDFTTFYSGGPLTVALALLGLAVGVLVGLLWRRSLPALGTSVVATTGVFAIVHTALPYLWPSVTQVRSRAQDAPSGAGIAVDDGILTSTGARLPNPYCGGDIFPDCRAAYDKLDAVGYYRDFHPLAHYWPLQLTATALTCAIVAVLVFASYRVLKSRTGGTPRGASTTG